A segment of the Fusarium musae strain F31 chromosome 2, whole genome shotgun sequence genome:
GCGCTCGCTCCAGGATCCCTCTCGCCCGTGGTTCAGACCGTCCATCATATGCTGATATACCCTCCCCTAATGACCCGCTCATACATAACGCCTCTGCCAAATCCCACGCATCACATAACGCCAGGTTCGCTCCACAGCCAGCAAAAGGTGTCACAGCATGATTAGCATCGCCAATGAAAATGACGCCCATCTTATCAATATCGTCATGAGTGAACGccttcttgtcttttgcGTTGATTGCAAACACAGTCTTTGTATCCGTCCTTTCCACAATGTCTCTGAATGGAGGCTGGAACTTattcccaagatcaagactgcGATTTATAACTCCTTGTACCATCCCGTCGTTCTTAAGATCCAATCTTGGTACTTCTTCGCTTTCGAGATTACCGACGCCCCATACAACGCTGTTCTCGTCAACTGGGGAAAAGAAGCAGGAAATCCCGGTTCCGGAGAGCATAAAGCCCCAATCTTTGTCGATGGGCGCTGGAAGAGTTCCATCAAATCGAGCAATACCACCTCGGAGAATTGCACCGGCAAATTCGAGGTTATCATTGGGTCTGAGGTATCCTCGGAGTTTGCTATTTGCTCCATCAGCGGCAATAAGCAGGTCACAGTCCTCCTCGGTGATCGTCTCATTGCCGGGTTGTCCACTCGCGACTTGAACTCGCACTCGTCCTTGGTCCGTTTGCTTTGCTGAGATGCAGCGTGAGTTCCACTGGACCGAGTCTTCCGGTCGGAGGTTATCGTGGAGGACCTTCCGAAGATCCTTGCGTGCTATCCTAACGCTGGAAGATGGCAGCTCTTCAATTGGCTCGTGGCGGAAGCTTGCGTGTTCGTGCCAATTGGGTCCCCATATCTTGAAAGCACCCTCTCCGTTTAAACCAGAAACCGCATTGTCTACAATTTGGTCAATAAGACCGAGTCTCTTCAGGGCAATGAGACCTCCGGAAGTGTCGTATCCAGTGAGGGATAATGTGTAGCCTTCACGTTGAGCGCTAACGTCTGGCGAGTCGCGGTCGtagatgatgatcttgggcTCTTTGAACTGAGGGTTCCATAATTTGCGTAGTCCAACAGCGAATGCTGAACCAGAAACACCACCGCccgcgatgatgatggttttgCCTTGGAGaaagtgatgttgatgtgatGAGTCGTCCATGGTTATGTTTTGTGTTGAAGGAGCAAAGAAAGTACGGCAGATGCCGTTATATAAGATTACCTGCCTAGTCTCTCATGGCTTACGCACTCAAAGTCACACGGGTTTCTCATATAAAAGGAGTGGCTCACTACTAACATGCtgtggatggatgttgacTAAAAGCATCGTGGTATTTCTCACTGACGATGCATACACTGATTACCCAACTGGGTACACGGATTTCCTAATCGAGACAAGACCAGGGTAGACGAGACTACGACTGTAACTTCAGTTCTGTTATTCAGGAGTCAAAAGTTGATATCATTTGAGAATCGCAAGTTTTCTGGATATTTATTCTCCGCTGTATTGCTCGGCAGTTCTTCACTGGCATCGGGACGGTAGTAGCCCGAGGTCGGAAACCTTAATCGGCAGTCCGTGATCAAGAGGCTTGATACTTGCGTCTGTTATTCACATGCGGCCGTTTGGTCCTTGTTAGATGCGGATCTTGCCTTGAAGAATCAGTATATCAATGCATCACAACTCAGTCAAAGTCACCTTGTGTACTGAGCACATCATTTAC
Coding sequences within it:
- a CDS encoding hypothetical protein (EggNog:ENOG41), with protein sequence MDDSSHQHHFLQGKTIIIAGGGVSGSAFAVGLRKLWNPQFKEPKIIIYDRDSPDVSAQREGYTLSLTGYDTSGGLIALKRLGLIDQIVDNAVSGLNGEGAFKIWGPNWHEHASFRHEPIEELPSSSVRIARKDLRKVLHDNLRPEDSVQWNSRCISAKQTDQGRVRVQVASGQPGNETITEEDCDLLIAADGANSKLRGYLRPNDNLEFAGAILRGGIARFDGTLPAPIDKDWGFMLSGTGISCFFSPVDENSVVWGVGNLESEEVPRLDLKNDGMVQGVINRSLDLGNKFQPPFRDIVERTDTKTVFAINAKDKKAFTHDDIDKMGVIFIGDANHAVTPFAGCGANLALCDAWDLAEALCMSGSLGEGISAYDGRSEPRARGILERAREKLKSGHKGRL